From Ignavibacteria bacterium, one genomic window encodes:
- a CDS encoding carboxy terminal-processing peptidase — protein sequence MKKLQILLLLLIFNLSNFISAQNVTEAQPPKKDQASSGTNAEGVLAPENYFEKEDHLIMVLLSRYHYKKTDVNDSLSSKILDRYIKTLDYNKLYFLASDVAGFEKYRYELDDALNKGQLKPAYDIFNLFVQRMKDRQEYIHNALRKEFDFTKDESYTPERKDAPWAKDKSELDELWRKRLKDEALREKLKDKDWPKIAETLEKRYSNMERRIQQYKSEDVFQLFMNQFTESIDPHTNYLSPITSENFNMQMSLSLEGIGASLMSEDEYTKVAEVIPGGPAYKSKLLKVNDKIVGVAQGEDGEMVDVINKSLDDVVKLIRGPKGTLVRLQILQADAGVNAKPKEIRIVRDKVKLEEQAAKKDVINVNRDGAPYKVGVITLPAFYFDYQAQARGEKDYKSTTKDVKKLLKELKDEKVDGVVLDLRNNGGGSLQEAIDLTGLFIKDGPVVQVRNADGSVEVGTDQDSDVFYDGPLAVLVNRSSASASEIFAGAIQDYKRGVIVGEQTYGKGTVQNLIDLNRFPKDPGIKYGQLKVTIAKFYRIDGGSTQRKGVIPDVKFPSLIDTSDYGESSEPSALPWDRIAPSHYELYTKLGNIIPELNKRHEQRMKTDPVFSNFFEEVQEAKEDREQKVVSLNEAKRKKEQDEQEERRLKSINERRQAEGLKLLKKGEVAPQDEKLSDPLLKETANIVTDMFFMTAKK from the coding sequence ATGAAAAAACTTCAGATCTTATTACTTCTGTTAATTTTTAACTTAAGTAATTTTATTTCTGCACAGAACGTTACCGAGGCACAGCCCCCGAAAAAAGATCAGGCTTCTTCGGGCACTAATGCCGAAGGTGTACTTGCTCCGGAAAATTATTTTGAAAAGGAAGACCACCTCATCATGGTGCTCCTTTCAAGATACCATTACAAGAAGACGGATGTTAATGATTCATTGTCATCTAAAATACTTGACCGTTATATAAAAACACTTGACTACAACAAGCTCTATTTCCTGGCCTCCGACGTCGCGGGTTTCGAAAAATACCGCTATGAACTCGATGACGCCTTAAATAAGGGCCAGCTCAAACCGGCTTACGATATATTTAACCTTTTTGTACAGCGCATGAAGGACCGCCAGGAGTATATCCATAACGCCCTCCGGAAGGAATTCGATTTTACAAAAGACGAAAGCTATACTCCCGAGAGAAAAGACGCTCCCTGGGCTAAGGATAAAAGTGAACTTGACGAGCTCTGGAGAAAAAGACTTAAAGACGAGGCCTTAAGAGAGAAATTAAAGGACAAGGACTGGCCGAAAATAGCTGAGACCCTGGAAAAACGTTACAGCAACATGGAAAGAAGAATTCAGCAGTATAAAAGTGAAGACGTCTTCCAGCTCTTTATGAACCAGTTTACAGAGTCCATCGACCCTCATACAAATTATCTGTCGCCCATAACTTCAGAAAATTTCAACATGCAGATGAGCCTTTCACTTGAGGGCATTGGCGCATCCTTAATGAGCGAGGATGAATATACAAAAGTTGCCGAGGTAATTCCCGGCGGCCCGGCCTATAAGAGCAAGCTCCTGAAGGTAAACGACAAAATTGTAGGCGTCGCTCAGGGCGAGGACGGGGAAATGGTTGACGTCATAAACAAAAGCCTCGACGACGTTGTAAAGCTTATACGCGGACCCAAGGGCACACTGGTAAGGCTGCAGATCCTGCAGGCTGACGCGGGAGTTAACGCCAAGCCTAAGGAGATCAGGATTGTGCGCGATAAGGTTAAGCTCGAAGAACAGGCGGCTAAGAAAGACGTTATTAACGTTAACAGAGACGGCGCCCCGTATAAAGTAGGCGTCATTACGCTCCCTGCCTTCTACTTCGATTATCAGGCGCAGGCAAGAGGTGAAAAAGATTATAAAAGTACAACCAAGGACGTCAAAAAGCTCCTTAAAGAACTCAAGGATGAAAAAGTTGACGGAGTGGTCCTCGATTTAAGAAATAACGGCGGCGGATCCCTCCAGGAGGCAATTGACCTTACAGGACTCTTTATTAAAGACGGCCCCGTTGTCCAGGTGCGCAACGCCGACGGATCAGTTGAAGTGGGCACTGACCAGGACAGCGACGTATTTTATGACGGCCCGCTTGCAGTACTCGTTAACCGCTCCAGCGCCTCGGCTTCCGAGATCTTTGCCGGTGCAATTCAGGACTATAAGCGCGGCGTAATTGTGGGCGAACAGACCTACGGCAAAGGAACGGTCCAGAACCTGATCGACCTTAACCGCTTCCCGAAAGACCCGGGCATTAAATACGGTCAGCTGAAAGTTACAATTGCAAAGTTCTACCGTATTGACGGCGGCAGCACCCAGAGAAAAGGCGTTATCCCCGACGTTAAGTTTCCGTCGCTTATTGATACTTCGGATTATGGCGAAAGCTCTGAACCTAGCGCCCTTCCGTGGGACAGGATTGCACCCAGCCACTACGAGCTTTATACCAAGCTCGGGAACATTATTCCTGAACTCAATAAGCGCCACGAGCAGAGAATGAAAACCGATCCTGTATTCAGCAACTTCTTCGAGGAGGTCCAGGAAGCTAAAGAGGACCGCGAACAGAAGGTTGTCTCCTTAAATGAGGCAAAACGCAAGAAAGAACAGGATGAGCAGGAGGAAAGAAGACTCAAAAGCATTAACGAAAGACGCCAGGCCGAAGGGCTCAAACTCCTTAAAAAAGGCGAAGTTGCCCCTCAGGATGAAAAGCTGAGCGATCCGCTGTTAAAGGAAACGGCTAATATTGTGACAGATATGTTCTTCATGACTGCCAAAAAGTAA
- a CDS encoding succinate dehydrogenase cytochrome b subunit — MGWFTRAFNSSLGKKYVMAITGFFLLIYLVVHLFGNSFLYFGRDAFNTYVEALTESSLKPVIRVIEVVLLLGFLFHIYQGIRLQLGNWKARPQRYAVRPDDPQATLASRTMWLSASVIFFFLVIHIQQFWYVYHYARTGDMRMYDLVISAFTNPVFAVIYLISVFLLFFHLYHGFQSAFQSLGWNHVKYRTLIVVLGKIYAVVIGLGFASFPIYFYFMGGK, encoded by the coding sequence ATGGGTTGGTTTACAAGAGCATTTAACTCTTCGCTGGGGAAAAAATATGTTATGGCAATAACAGGATTTTTCCTTCTAATCTATTTGGTCGTTCACCTTTTCGGCAACAGCTTCCTTTATTTCGGCAGAGACGCTTTCAATACTTACGTCGAAGCCCTCACGGAATCAAGCCTTAAACCGGTGATCAGAGTAATTGAAGTAGTACTGCTGCTCGGATTTTTGTTCCATATTTATCAGGGTATAAGACTCCAGCTGGGAAACTGGAAAGCACGCCCTCAGAGATATGCCGTCAGGCCGGATGACCCTCAGGCCACCCTGGCTTCAAGGACGATGTGGCTCTCAGCCAGTGTTATATTCTTTTTCCTCGTCATCCACATACAGCAGTTCTGGTACGTTTATCATTACGCCAGAACCGGAGATATGCGTATGTATGACCTGGTTATAAGTGCATTTACAAATCCGGTCTTTGCTGTGATATATCTGATTTCTGTGTTCTTACTCTTCTTTCACCTCTATCACGGTTTTCAGAGCGCATTCCAGAGCCTCGGATGGAATCATGTTAAATACAGAACCCTTATTGTTGTTTTGGGGAAAATCTACGCTGTGGTTATCGGCCTGGGGTTCGCTTCTTTTCCGATCTACTTTTATTTTATGGGAGGTAAATAA
- a CDS encoding fumarate reductase/succinate dehydrogenase flavoprotein subunit — protein MATLDSKIPAGNLQDKWNNHKFNLKLVNPANKRKYDIIVVGTGLAGASAAATLAELGYNVKAFCYQDSPRRAHSIAAQGGINAAKNYQNDGDSIFRLFYDTIKGGDYRAREANVYRLAEVSNNIIDQCVAQGVPFAREYGGLLDNRSFGGAQVSRTFYARGQTGQQLLLGAYSALNRQIGLGKVKMYPRREMLDLVVVDGAARGIVVRNLITGDIEKYSAHAVILATGGYGNTYFLSTNAMNSNGTAIWRAHKKGAMFANPCFTQIHPTCIPVHGEYQSKLTLMSESLRNDGRVWVPKKAGDKRSPGQIPEEERDYFLERKYPSFGNLVPRDVASRNSKEQCDQGKGVGDTGLAVYLDFADAIKRLGKKAIDEKYGNLFQMYQMITDEDPYQVPMRIYPAIHYTMGGLWVDYNLMSTVPGCFVLGEANFSDHGANRLGASALMQGLADGYFVIPYTIGDYLATSKLQAVSTDHPAFAKDEQAIKGMVEKLLSIKGKKTVDEIHRELGKIMWEHVGMARNAKGLNEAITAIKTLREEFWKDVNVTGSADDLNQTLERAGRVADFLEIGELIATDALHRNESCGGHFRQEYQTEENEARRDDENFTYVAAWEFNEVGKWTLNKEPLVFENVKLTQRSYK, from the coding sequence ATGGCTACGTTAGATTCCAAAATTCCGGCCGGAAACTTACAGGATAAGTGGAATAACCACAAGTTCAACTTAAAGCTGGTTAACCCGGCTAATAAAAGAAAATACGACATTATTGTTGTCGGCACCGGGCTTGCCGGCGCTTCTGCCGCAGCTACTCTGGCCGAATTAGGCTATAACGTCAAGGCTTTCTGCTACCAGGACAGCCCCCGCCGCGCTCATAGTATCGCTGCTCAGGGCGGAATTAACGCCGCTAAGAATTACCAGAACGACGGCGACAGCATTTTCCGCCTCTTCTACGATACAATTAAAGGCGGCGACTACCGTGCCCGCGAGGCAAACGTGTACAGGCTTGCCGAAGTAAGCAATAATATTATAGACCAGTGCGTGGCTCAGGGTGTGCCTTTTGCAAGGGAATACGGCGGACTCCTGGATAACCGCTCTTTCGGCGGAGCACAGGTCTCAAGAACTTTTTATGCCAGGGGCCAAACGGGGCAGCAGCTCCTCCTTGGTGCCTACAGCGCCCTTAACCGCCAGATAGGCCTGGGTAAGGTTAAAATGTACCCCAGACGCGAAATGCTCGACCTCGTCGTTGTCGACGGCGCCGCAAGAGGCATTGTCGTTAGAAACCTCATTACAGGCGACATCGAAAAATATTCAGCCCATGCCGTAATCCTGGCTACAGGCGGATATGGAAATACTTACTTCCTTTCCACCAATGCCATGAATTCAAACGGTACGGCAATCTGGCGCGCTCACAAAAAAGGCGCCATGTTCGCAAATCCCTGCTTTACTCAGATTCACCCGACCTGCATCCCGGTCCACGGCGAGTATCAGTCAAAGCTGACACTCATGAGCGAAAGCTTAAGAAACGACGGACGCGTTTGGGTCCCTAAAAAAGCAGGCGATAAACGTTCACCAGGCCAGATCCCTGAAGAGGAAAGAGATTACTTCCTCGAAAGAAAATACCCCTCTTTTGGAAACCTTGTACCGCGCGACGTGGCTTCAAGAAACTCAAAAGAACAGTGCGACCAGGGTAAGGGCGTCGGTGATACAGGACTTGCAGTTTACCTCGACTTTGCAGACGCAATTAAGCGCCTCGGCAAAAAGGCAATTGATGAAAAATACGGCAACCTCTTCCAGATGTATCAGATGATCACGGACGAGGACCCCTATCAGGTGCCGATGAGAATTTATCCTGCAATCCATTACACAATGGGCGGCCTCTGGGTCGACTATAACCTCATGAGCACTGTACCGGGCTGCTTCGTCCTGGGTGAGGCTAACTTCTCAGATCACGGTGCAAACCGCCTGGGCGCAAGCGCACTCATGCAGGGACTTGCCGACGGTTATTTCGTCATCCCTTACACAATCGGCGATTACCTGGCTACAAGCAAACTGCAGGCAGTCTCTACAGATCACCCCGCATTTGCTAAAGATGAACAGGCAATCAAAGGCATGGTTGAAAAACTTCTTTCAATCAAGGGTAAGAAAACTGTCGATGAAATCCACCGCGAGCTGGGTAAAATCATGTGGGAACACGTTGGAATGGCAAGAAATGCCAAAGGCTTAAATGAAGCTATTACTGCAATAAAAACTCTCCGCGAGGAATTCTGGAAAGACGTTAACGTAACCGGTTCGGCCGACGATCTGAACCAGACGCTCGAAAGAGCAGGCCGCGTGGCAGATTTCCTCGAAATCGGCGAACTTATTGCAACAGACGCTCTTCACAGGAATGAATCCTGCGGAGGACATTTCCGCCAGGAATACCAGACAGAAGAAAATGAAGCTAGACGCGACGACGAAAACTTTACTTACGTTGCTGCCTGGGAATTCAATGAAGTTGGAAAATGGACTTTGAACAAAGAGCCCCTTGTTTTTGAGAATGTGAAATTAACGCAGAGGAGCTATAAATAA